A region of uncultured Carboxylicivirga sp. DNA encodes the following proteins:
- the hemB gene encoding porphobilinogen synthase, translating to MAFPETRLRRLRYNKILRHMVTETHLRVEDLVYPLFVCPGEGVKNPISSMPGNYQMSVDVLVEECKRAVSKGVKSILLFGIPEHKDEHGHVACLADGIVQKAIRAIKAEIDDILIIADVCNCEYTTHGHCGTIIDGDVDNDLTLQTLADQSVSLAQAGADIIAPSDMMDGRIGKIRTALDEASFEKTPIMSYAAKYASGFYGPFREAAESAPQFGDRSTYQMNPANSDEAMREVAEDINEGADIVMVKPALSYLDIIYRVKNEFEMPTAAYNVSGEFSMVKAAGSKDWIDENRVMMEVLLSIKRAGADIIITYHALDAADILNTKK from the coding sequence ATGGCTTTTCCGGAAACCCGATTAAGACGATTAAGATACAATAAGATATTACGACATATGGTAACCGAAACTCATTTAAGAGTTGAGGATTTGGTTTACCCGTTGTTTGTTTGTCCTGGCGAAGGAGTTAAGAATCCAATCAGTTCCATGCCGGGAAACTATCAAATGTCGGTGGATGTTTTGGTTGAAGAATGTAAAAGGGCTGTATCAAAAGGGGTGAAAAGCATTCTGTTGTTTGGTATTCCGGAGCATAAAGATGAGCATGGTCATGTAGCCTGTCTGGCTGATGGTATTGTTCAAAAAGCTATCCGTGCTATCAAAGCTGAAATTGATGATATTTTAATCATTGCAGATGTTTGTAACTGTGAATATACGACTCATGGTCACTGCGGTACCATCATAGATGGAGATGTGGATAATGATTTAACATTGCAAACCTTGGCTGATCAATCGGTATCACTGGCACAGGCCGGAGCAGATATTATTGCCCCAAGTGATATGATGGACGGAAGGATTGGTAAAATAAGAACAGCTCTGGATGAAGCAAGCTTTGAAAAAACACCAATCATGTCGTATGCTGCCAAATATGCATCAGGCTTCTATGGTCCATTCCGCGAGGCAGCTGAAAGTGCACCTCAATTTGGTGACAGAAGTACCTATCAAATGAATCCGGCCAACAGCGATGAAGCAATGCGCGAAGTTGCCGAAGATATTAACGAGGGTGCAGATATTGTTATGGTTAAGCCGGCACTAAGTTATCTGGATATCATCTATCGTGTTAAGAATGAATTTGAAATGCCAACTGCAGCATATAATGTAAGTGGTGAATTTAGTATGGTAAAAGCTGCCGGAAGTAAAGACTGGATTGATGAAAATCGTGTGATGATGGAGGTTTTGCTTTCAATCAAACGTGCTGGTGCTGATATCATTATTACTTATCATGCATTGGATGCAGCAGATATCTTAAATACTAAAAAATAA
- the hemL gene encoding glutamate-1-semialdehyde 2,1-aminomutase translates to MNKNSKQAFQEAQKVIPGGVNSPVRAFKSVGIDPLFIKKAKGTTVWDIDENEYIDFVASWGPLILGHAHEDVVKAVADAASLGTSYGAPTLIETEMAKQIVKMVPSIEKVRMVNSGTEATMSAIRLARGYTKRELIIKFAGCYHGHGDSFLIKAGSGAITLGLPDSPGVTKSTAKDTLTADYNNLESVQALFDEHKDEIAAVIVEPVAGNMGVVPPAKGFLEGLRQITKDNGALLIFDEVITGFRLAKGGAQEYYNVMPDITTLGKIIGGGLPVGAYGGSAEIMDMLAPIGPVYQAGTLSGNPLAMAAGLTALKKLDETPDAYDDLEKKAQFVEEGFKLNAKELGLHVVLNRVGSMMTAFFTDAKQVSSFEEAMTSDTKKYADYFKGMLENGLYIAPSQFECLFISMAHTEKDLEKLIKGNRKALEAIK, encoded by the coding sequence ATGAATAAAAATAGCAAACAAGCCTTTCAGGAAGCTCAGAAAGTAATTCCTGGTGGAGTTAATTCACCTGTTCGGGCTTTTAAAAGTGTGGGAATTGATCCATTATTTATCAAAAAAGCCAAAGGAACAACCGTTTGGGATATTGATGAAAATGAATATATCGACTTTGTTGCCTCTTGGGGGCCATTGATTTTAGGTCATGCACACGAGGATGTTGTTAAGGCAGTTGCCGATGCTGCATCTTTGGGAACCAGTTATGGCGCGCCAACGCTCATTGAGACAGAAATGGCGAAGCAAATTGTAAAGATGGTGCCTTCAATCGAAAAGGTTCGTATGGTTAACTCTGGTACAGAAGCTACGATGAGTGCGATTCGTTTAGCTCGTGGTTACACAAAACGTGAATTAATCATCAAGTTTGCAGGTTGTTACCATGGTCATGGCGACAGCTTTCTGATTAAAGCGGGTTCAGGTGCTATCACCTTAGGTTTACCTGATAGTCCGGGTGTTACCAAAAGTACAGCGAAAGATACTTTAACAGCAGATTATAATAATCTGGAATCGGTTCAGGCATTGTTTGATGAGCATAAAGATGAAATAGCAGCAGTTATTGTTGAGCCTGTTGCCGGAAATATGGGAGTTGTTCCTCCGGCTAAAGGATTCCTGGAAGGATTACGTCAGATTACGAAAGATAACGGTGCTTTATTGATCTTTGATGAGGTTATTACGGGTTTCCGTCTGGCAAAAGGAGGAGCTCAGGAGTATTACAATGTAATGCCTGACATCACAACTTTAGGTAAGATTATTGGTGGAGGATTACCTGTTGGGGCTTATGGAGGAAGTGCTGAAATAATGGATATGCTGGCACCTATTGGTCCGGTTTATCAGGCAGGTACCTTATCCGGAAATCCATTAGCCATGGCAGCTGGCTTAACAGCCTTAAAGAAGTTGGATGAAACACCAGATGCTTATGATGATCTGGAGAAAAAAGCTCAGTTTGTTGAGGAAGGTTTTAAACTAAACGCAAAGGAATTAGGTTTACATGTTGTATTAAACCGGGTTGGTTCCATGATGACAGCCTTTTTTACAGATGCTAAGCAGGTAAGTTCTTTTGAGGAGGCTATGACCTCAGATACAAAAAAGTATGCTGATTATTTCAAAGGGATGTTGGAGAACGGTTTATACATTGCACCTTCGCAATTCGAGTGTTTGTTTATTTCGATGGCACACACTGAAAAAGATTTGGAGAAACTGATTAAAGGAAACCGAAAAGCATTGGAAGCAATAAAATAG
- the hemE gene encoding uroporphyrinogen decarboxylase, with product MTNIFLDTIQGKDTQRPPVWFMRQAGRVLPNYRALKENYSFSELLEDPELAAKVTLMPIYDLGVDAAILFSDILVVPEALGMSLKFTDAGPVFGAPLHTYDDPVKQLNKDMTKLDHVYAAIDKIIETRPENKPLIGFCGGLLTTFCFMFRDNVRDITFKNATEFLYKDRKTSQKIIDALTEVSIEYAVKQVEHGVEAFQLFETYGGLLPEELYLEMILPASKKILKAVRDKGIPTIYFPKDLGNGISAVTKEVSDFVGIDWRMSLKHARSIVDPEVGLQGNLDPRLLYASQEEIEKELNKTYLPFGRENQKWIFNLGHGILPDLPVENVQFVIDWVKSVDWNR from the coding sequence ATGACAAATATATTTCTAGATACAATACAAGGTAAAGATACACAGCGACCTCCGGTATGGTTTATGCGTCAGGCAGGACGGGTATTACCTAATTACAGAGCCCTGAAAGAGAATTATTCTTTTTCGGAGTTGTTGGAAGATCCTGAACTGGCAGCCAAAGTTACACTGATGCCCATCTATGATTTGGGTGTGGATGCAGCCATTTTATTTTCTGATATTCTGGTGGTTCCTGAAGCTTTGGGAATGTCATTGAAATTTACGGATGCAGGACCTGTTTTTGGTGCTCCGTTGCATACTTACGATGATCCAGTAAAACAGCTTAACAAGGACATGACAAAACTGGATCATGTTTATGCGGCTATTGATAAGATTATTGAGACACGTCCTGAGAACAAGCCGTTGATAGGTTTTTGTGGTGGCTTACTCACTACATTCTGCTTTATGTTTCGCGATAATGTGCGTGACATTACTTTTAAGAATGCCACTGAGTTTCTTTATAAGGACAGAAAAACCAGTCAGAAGATTATAGATGCTCTGACAGAGGTTTCCATCGAATATGCTGTTAAGCAAGTTGAGCATGGTGTAGAAGCTTTTCAGTTGTTTGAGACCTATGGTGGTTTATTACCTGAAGAGTTATATCTGGAAATGATTCTTCCGGCATCAAAAAAGATCTTAAAAGCAGTTAGAGATAAAGGCATTCCAACCATCTATTTTCCAAAGGATCTAGGTAATGGAATTAGTGCTGTAACCAAAGAGGTATCTGACTTTGTAGGTATCGACTGGCGTATGTCATTAAAACATGCCCGCTCAATTGTTGATCCTGAAGTTGGTTTACAAGGTAATCTTGATCCACGCCTTCTTTATGCAAGTCAGGAAGAGATCGAAAAAGAATTGAATAAAACCTATCTGCCATTCGGACGCGAAAATCAAAAATGGATTTTCAACCTGGGGCATGGTATTTTACCTGATTTGCCGGTTGAGAATGTACAATTTGTAATTGACTGGGTAAAATCAGTTGATTGGAATAGATAA
- the hemN gene encoding oxygen-independent coproporphyrinogen III oxidase — protein MLKFDRNLLDKYNVAGPRYTSYPPATFFHTEYGNADYKESVIVSNKENPENVSVYIHIPFCPQLCTFCGCTTYTGMGAKTIESYIDTLIKEIDLVSQDISTERKLTQVHWGGGTPNAISAKLIRKVTEAIKRNFTFADSYEMAMECSPAYLDFKMVDELRDMGFNRISLGVQDFKPEVLKAINRKAPRVPVKEMITYLRKAGLSGINVDLVYGLPFQTRESFNETVQMALEADPDRLVTFSYAHVPSVMTRQKELEQYGLPGADEKITMLEDAYNSAVYAGYVPIGMDHFAKPDDDFAIALRDKKLHRNFQGYCTRETTGQVYGFGTSSISQLFNAYSQNEKTIKAYMDRVEKDGRAVVRGYKLNQNEQIVRQVINELMCNYFVDFKQVASDFDTSVSEVYKAVDFQLEKIQPFIIDELLELANDELTVKGQGRFVIRNIAMAFDPVLKSGKGQYSKTV, from the coding sequence ATGTTGAAATTTGACAGGAATCTTCTGGATAAATACAATGTAGCAGGCCCACGATACACTAGTTATCCACCGGCTACGTTCTTTCATACCGAGTACGGAAACGCGGATTATAAAGAAAGCGTGATTGTTTCCAATAAAGAGAATCCTGAAAATGTATCGGTTTACATTCATATTCCGTTTTGCCCCCAGCTTTGTACATTTTGTGGTTGTACCACCTACACTGGTATGGGAGCCAAAACCATTGAGAGTTATATTGATACCTTGATTAAAGAAATCGATCTGGTTTCGCAAGATATTTCAACTGAAAGAAAACTGACACAAGTCCATTGGGGAGGAGGAACTCCCAATGCCATTTCTGCCAAGCTTATAAGGAAAGTTACTGAGGCCATCAAGAGGAACTTCACCTTTGCTGATAGTTATGAAATGGCAATGGAATGCAGTCCAGCTTATCTTGATTTTAAGATGGTGGATGAGTTGCGTGATATGGGCTTTAATCGTATCAGCCTGGGAGTTCAGGATTTTAAGCCAGAGGTTTTGAAAGCCATCAATAGAAAAGCTCCACGTGTTCCGGTTAAAGAAATGATTACTTACCTGCGAAAAGCCGGATTATCAGGTATTAATGTGGATTTGGTGTACGGACTTCCTTTTCAAACCCGTGAGAGTTTTAATGAAACAGTTCAAATGGCTTTGGAAGCTGATCCCGATCGTTTGGTGACTTTCTCCTATGCCCACGTTCCATCCGTTATGACTCGTCAGAAAGAGCTGGAACAATACGGTTTGCCGGGCGCTGATGAAAAAATTACCATGCTTGAGGATGCTTATAACTCAGCTGTTTATGCAGGTTATGTTCCTATTGGTATGGACCATTTTGCAAAACCGGATGATGATTTTGCCATTGCTTTGAGAGATAAAAAGCTTCACCGTAATTTCCAGGGGTATTGTACCCGCGAAACAACCGGTCAGGTTTATGGATTTGGCACATCCAGTATCAGTCAGTTGTTTAATGCCTACAGTCAGAACGAGAAAACCATCAAAGCCTATATGGATCGAGTTGAAAAAGATGGCAGAGCTGTTGTACGAGGTTATAAACTTAATCAGAATGAGCAAATTGTGCGACAGGTGATTAATGAACTAATGTGTAACTATTTTGTCGATTTTAAACAGGTCGCCTCTGATTTTGATACTTCGGTAAGTGAGGTATACAAGGCCGTTGATTTTCAGTTGGAGAAAATTCAGCCTTTTATTATTGATGAACTGCTCGAACTTGCCAATGATGAACTTACTGTGAAAGGACAAGGAAGGTTTGTAATTCGTAATATTGCCATGGCCTTCGATCCTGTATTAAAAAGTGGTAAAGGGCAGTATTCAAAGACTGTGTAA
- a CDS encoding MBL fold metallo-hydrolase yields the protein MRGILQLRTLGLYLVFILLGNSFTYSQNIIFPELVEYPDGIMSFVYNAGPGMANDKDAETSEDSKMYVISNTSLDTFSNYIQSLINNGLEQISTNNIDDNVFYTLKKGKQLYYLYYVGSKKQAHIIQDNSSRTLLDELDSPEQGSGDTEFYLYSLDYTHGEGQTSYYDYWKIDCGAMLIIKLKDNSLFIVDSGHERQSSKAAIEGLLKFMYDITGQKAGSTINIRAWFYSHAHGDHVYMTYPFLEKYHDVINLESVLHNIPSYQVMRGGYDGNTFLMKNTINKYYPHCKFVKLHTGQEFNLQGVGFDVLFTHEDGVDASGKNTIGNFNETSTILRVTINGKKIMLLGDTDGIGQANMLAMYSDETLKSDCVQTTHHGYNNVSPLYNALKAPLVLFCNSSENAKDNNLDKYNGAMNATSNTTALFADPDTYKLTVENGEFVTEKIPSYRADFTTVDLPELTLEAAASGTKEDINVVLNKMSLSDKVIDKSVTGTASLSKDETCSRLFDGQTSTKYCTKTIPASIAWTMKERVKLKWYVIYTANDNETRPGRNPSEWGLFGSNDGLKWTLIDAVKDPQLPDANNVGVAFKISKPKAFSYYSIKFNSTDGADILQVSEIGLYTNAEGKSK from the coding sequence ATGAGAGGAATTTTACAATTAAGAACACTCGGTTTATATCTGGTCTTTATATTACTTGGTAACAGCTTTACTTATAGTCAGAATATAATATTCCCTGAACTTGTTGAGTATCCCGACGGTATAATGAGTTTTGTGTATAATGCAGGACCAGGAATGGCTAATGATAAAGATGCTGAGACATCAGAGGATTCTAAAATGTATGTAATCAGTAATACCAGTCTGGATACCTTTTCAAATTACATCCAATCTCTTATAAATAACGGACTCGAACAGATTTCAACAAACAATATTGATGACAATGTATTTTATACATTAAAGAAAGGTAAGCAGTTATATTATCTGTATTATGTTGGAAGTAAAAAACAAGCACACATTATTCAGGATAATTCTTCCAGAACACTGTTAGATGAATTGGATTCTCCTGAACAAGGATCGGGTGATACTGAGTTCTATCTGTATAGTTTAGATTACACACATGGCGAAGGACAAACAAGTTACTATGATTATTGGAAGATTGACTGTGGTGCCATGCTTATTATTAAACTGAAAGATAACAGTTTATTTATTGTGGATTCGGGCCACGAACGGCAAAGTAGTAAGGCTGCCATAGAAGGCCTTCTTAAGTTTATGTATGATATAACGGGGCAAAAAGCAGGTTCAACTATTAATATTCGAGCTTGGTTTTATTCTCATGCACACGGCGATCATGTTTACATGACCTATCCCTTTTTGGAAAAATACCATGATGTAATTAATTTGGAAAGTGTATTGCATAACATTCCTTCTTACCAGGTGATGAGGGGTGGATATGATGGCAATACCTTCCTGATGAAAAATACCATCAACAAATATTACCCCCATTGCAAATTTGTAAAGTTACATACCGGTCAGGAATTTAATCTTCAGGGGGTAGGATTCGATGTATTATTTACACATGAAGATGGAGTTGATGCATCTGGTAAAAATACCATAGGCAACTTCAATGAGACCTCAACTATTTTACGGGTTACTATTAACGGCAAAAAGATAATGTTATTGGGCGATACTGATGGTATAGGTCAGGCAAATATGCTGGCTATGTATTCTGATGAAACGCTTAAAAGCGACTGTGTTCAAACTACCCACCATGGATACAATAATGTTTCACCACTTTATAATGCATTAAAGGCTCCACTGGTTTTATTCTGTAATTCGAGTGAAAATGCAAAGGATAATAATTTGGATAAGTATAATGGGGCAATGAATGCCACGAGCAATACAACAGCTTTATTTGCTGATCCAGACACATACAAACTAACCGTTGAAAATGGAGAATTCGTTACCGAAAAAATTCCAAGTTATCGTGCTGATTTTACCACCGTTGATCTTCCTGAACTCACTTTAGAAGCTGCAGCAAGTGGAACTAAGGAAGACATAAATGTTGTGTTAAATAAAATGTCTCTATCAGATAAGGTTATCGATAAATCGGTAACAGGCACCGCAAGTTTAAGTAAAGATGAAACCTGCTCCCGATTGTTCGATGGACAAACATCAACAAAATATTGCACCAAAACCATTCCTGCATCAATCGCATGGACGATGAAAGAACGGGTGAAACTTAAGTGGTATGTTATCTATACTGCCAATGATAATGAAACCCGTCCTGGACGTAATCCTTCAGAATGGGGATTGTTTGGATCGAATGATGGACTAAAATGGACCTTAATAGATGCTGTAAAAGACCCGCAACTGCCAGATGCCAATAACGTTGGGGTTGCATTTAAAATCTCAAAACCTAAAGCTTTCAGTTATTACTCTATTAAGTTTAATTCCACTGATGGAGCAGACATTTTACAAGTTTCTGAGATCGGATTGTATACCAATGCTGAAGGGAAAAGTAAATAA
- a CDS encoding PA14 domain-containing protein, producing MRKYNYIKFFTLFLIVQMMFIDMNAQSMLYVGGHFRRERPSTVKILKDSGFETVILFNIQVEPNGNLTTDGELICSNGEYVFDQVQPNYAQDVKDLVTGRTSITRVETCIGGWGSTSYDNIKSLINSQGTGSNSILYRNFKALIEAVPEMNIVNNDDEHGYDVTTASQFTIMLYDLGFKSTIAPYTYYSFWNSLESSVNKARPGAIERNYVQCYDGGAYNNPCDWKIGDVPVWAGKLNYDDKNSVNSIMTGWRDNCDVKGGFIWVFNDTGMSPSSWTSVINPIFESAGIQSYISVNNEEPVNTTYIKVLEGESVSLEPEYKEGNWSWKGPNGFTSNTNMVTLSDITIESGGNYIVKYIDQNGVDYTKNILVQVEKNAENSVASFYDNWDYYGSYEISLALGEYNSESLNSLGIGVNNITSVKVELGYGVVVYSEDNFLGDYTCITGDMSYLDNWNKRINSLKIIELPSGTGTGLKADYYSGNNFNVLKGSRIDESVNFDWGTGAPLAGMPVDNFSIRWSGKIEPLFTATYTFYITSDNSRRLWINNELIIDKWINDWDIEYSGSIDLEAGKKYDIKLDYCEYEGGANIKFHWSSDMQMKEIVPTKQLYPEDQINGLGDMTHTNSDLKLWPTVVKDGILNVRFENEAKLSGCNYSIFNIHGSLVDNGKITQNGQITLKTLTAGMYIIQITNSEKSYIHKIIIK from the coding sequence ATGAGAAAATATAACTACATCAAATTTTTCACTCTATTCTTGATTGTGCAGATGATGTTCATAGATATGAATGCTCAATCAATGCTATATGTTGGTGGCCATTTTCGTAGAGAACGCCCTTCAACAGTGAAGATATTAAAGGATTCCGGTTTTGAAACGGTTATTCTTTTTAATATTCAAGTGGAACCCAATGGTAACCTAACGACTGATGGAGAGTTGATATGTTCCAATGGAGAATATGTATTTGATCAGGTACAACCAAATTATGCACAGGACGTTAAGGATCTCGTTACAGGAAGAACTTCAATCACAAGAGTCGAAACATGTATTGGAGGATGGGGATCTACTTCGTATGATAATATCAAAAGTTTAATTAATTCACAAGGAACTGGTTCTAACAGTATTCTTTACAGGAATTTTAAAGCACTTATTGAAGCGGTTCCTGAAATGAATATTGTCAATAATGATGATGAGCATGGTTATGATGTTACAACAGCATCTCAATTTACGATTATGCTATATGATCTTGGCTTTAAATCAACCATTGCCCCTTATACCTATTATAGTTTCTGGAATTCATTGGAATCCAGTGTTAATAAGGCCCGACCCGGTGCAATCGAAAGAAATTACGTGCAATGTTATGATGGCGGCGCCTATAATAATCCTTGTGATTGGAAAATTGGTGACGTACCTGTATGGGCTGGCAAATTAAACTATGATGATAAAAATTCAGTTAACAGCATAATGACCGGCTGGAGGGATAATTGTGATGTGAAAGGTGGATTTATCTGGGTATTTAATGATACTGGAATGAGTCCGTCATCATGGACTTCAGTAATCAATCCGATTTTTGAAAGTGCTGGTATTCAATCTTATATAAGTGTAAATAATGAAGAGCCTGTAAACACTACTTACATTAAAGTACTGGAAGGTGAATCTGTATCGTTAGAACCCGAATATAAGGAAGGAAACTGGAGTTGGAAAGGTCCGAATGGATTTACTTCTAATACCAATATGGTTACACTATCTGATATTACTATTGAATCAGGAGGTAATTACATTGTAAAATATATAGATCAAAACGGAGTTGATTACACCAAAAACATTTTAGTCCAGGTGGAGAAGAATGCCGAAAACTCAGTCGCTTCCTTTTATGATAACTGGGATTATTATGGTAGCTATGAGATTTCACTGGCATTGGGAGAGTATAATTCCGAAAGTCTAAATTCATTAGGTATTGGTGTGAATAATATTACGTCTGTAAAAGTTGAGCTAGGTTATGGTGTTGTTGTATATTCTGAAGATAATTTTTTGGGTGATTATACCTGTATAACAGGTGATATGAGTTATCTTGATAATTGGAACAAACGCATAAATTCACTTAAGATTATTGAATTACCTTCGGGAACCGGAACAGGTTTAAAAGCCGATTACTATAGTGGTAACAATTTTAATGTGTTAAAAGGATCAAGAATTGATGAGTCCGTAAATTTTGATTGGGGAACCGGAGCTCCTTTAGCAGGAATGCCAGTTGACAACTTTTCAATCAGATGGTCGGGTAAAATTGAACCGCTCTTCACAGCCACCTATACTTTTTATATAACAAGTGATAATAGTCGTAGATTATGGATTAATAATGAATTAATTATCGATAAGTGGATCAATGATTGGGATATAGAATATAGTGGATCGATTGATCTTGAGGCCGGAAAAAAATATGATATAAAACTTGACTACTGTGAATACGAAGGTGGAGCGAACATTAAATTTCATTGGTCGAGTGATATGCAAATGAAAGAAATAGTCCCAACGAAACAGCTTTATCCTGAAGATCAGATTAATGGTTTGGGTGACATGACACATACAAATAGTGATCTTAAGCTTTGGCCAACAGTTGTTAAGGATGGTATTTTAAATGTTCGATTTGAGAATGAAGCAAAGCTTTCCGGATGTAATTATTCTATCTTTAACATACATGGAAGCCTTGTAGATAATGGTAAAATAACACAAAACGGACAAATAACTTTAAAAACATTGACTGCCGGAATGTATATCATACAAATTACCAATTCAGAAAAAAGCTACATTCATAAAATAATCATAAAATAA
- the larB gene encoding nickel pincer cofactor biosynthesis protein LarB yields MTFDELFDKIQSGEISKEEAHQHFSLEWMETASRYILDVNRGMRTNIPEIIYGEYKTLDQTLELTTKLLEKHPRVVISRSPFYKELNDHFKDQYPVLWSVNATVIGEMPKPKGKVLVISAGSADHPVTYECEVILKAVGVEPLVFEDRGIAHPTRVLEAIKSGVEQDVAAVIVVAGMEGALAPFVSSLVALPVIGVPTSVGYGFRAKEAALTSMLASCAPNLTVVNIDGGLRAAVVAALIAKNR; encoded by the coding sequence ATGACATTCGACGAGTTATTTGACAAGATACAAAGTGGAGAGATTTCAAAGGAGGAAGCCCATCAACATTTTTCACTGGAATGGATGGAAACAGCCAGTCGCTATATTCTGGATGTAAACCGAGGTATGCGAACCAATATTCCGGAGATTATTTATGGTGAATATAAAACGTTGGATCAAACCCTTGAACTAACCACTAAACTTCTTGAAAAACATCCTCGTGTTGTCATTTCCCGAAGTCCTTTTTATAAAGAATTGAATGATCATTTTAAAGATCAATATCCCGTTTTATGGTCGGTAAATGCCACTGTTATTGGTGAAATGCCAAAGCCTAAAGGAAAAGTTTTGGTGATTAGTGCCGGTTCGGCAGATCATCCTGTAACCTACGAGTGCGAAGTGATTTTAAAAGCAGTGGGTGTTGAGCCTTTGGTTTTCGAAGATCGGGGTATTGCTCATCCAACCCGTGTTTTGGAAGCCATTAAATCAGGTGTTGAGCAGGATGTGGCAGCCGTGATTGTGGTTGCCGGAATGGAAGGAGCACTAGCTCCATTTGTATCATCATTGGTTGCATTACCTGTAATTGGCGTTCCTACATCAGTGGGATATGGTTTCAGAGCCAAAGAAGCTGCATTAACCAGTATGCTTGCCAGTTGTGCACCAAACCTTACCGTTGTTAATATTGATGGTGGATTACGTGCTGCTGTAGTGGCTGCTTTGATAGCAAAGAACCGTTGA
- a CDS encoding exoenzyme S synthesis protein B gives MTKADQLIQWFKQNTEGYLLFSGGFDSSAVLGAAMKANSNIIPVWVDNGFNRASVDSIKVQARNLGSTNLQIYKIKPSETVKENPVKRCYFCKSSILAQIPKDALAIYDGTTASDLGNFRPGKIALDEYGVRSPLAELDITSSETKDIAIEFGADPLLANLESCLATRINYKHFLYPERISVIKEIEKYVIDKTNDFDVRCRFDDDEHIRIEFSKAESYLALADSEFREHLFDLGKEAALFVTIDIKRSRPNEYDKRINKVKKAYV, from the coding sequence ATGACCAAAGCAGATCAGCTTATCCAATGGTTTAAGCAAAACACCGAAGGTTACCTGTTGTTTTCAGGAGGTTTTGACAGCAGTGCAGTACTTGGGGCTGCAATGAAAGCAAATTCCAACATTATTCCTGTATGGGTTGATAATGGTTTTAACCGTGCTTCGGTAGACTCCATTAAGGTTCAAGCCAGAAATTTAGGTTCAACAAATCTTCAGATTTATAAAATTAAGCCAAGCGAAACAGTAAAAGAAAATCCGGTTAAAAGGTGTTATTTCTGTAAAAGCAGCATTTTGGCTCAAATACCCAAAGATGCTTTAGCAATTTACGATGGTACAACAGCAAGTGATCTGGGAAATTTCAGACCGGGTAAAATAGCATTGGATGAGTATGGAGTGAGGTCACCATTGGCCGAATTGGATATTACATCCAGCGAAACAAAAGACATTGCCATTGAATTTGGAGCTGATCCTTTGTTAGCTAATTTAGAAAGTTGCCTTGCAACACGCATCAATTATAAACACTTTTTATACCCTGAACGCATTTCTGTAATTAAAGAAATCGAAAAGTACGTGATTGATAAAACAAACGATTTTGATGTGCGTTGTCGTTTTGATGATGATGAACACATAAGAATAGAATTTTCAAAAGCCGAAAGTTACTTAGCTTTAGCTGATTCAGAATTTAGAGAACATTTATTTGATTTAGGAAAGGAAGCTGCTTTATTTGTGACCATTGATATCAAACGATCAAGACCCAATGAGTATGATAAGCGAATCAACAAGGTAAAAAAAGCATACGTTTAG